From Coriobacteriia bacterium, a single genomic window includes:
- a CDS encoding iron-binding protein, with protein MQPAQGQKIKIVKDGPYLVSGGVPLTKETIVADENGESVDWRQDVRLEDRERCGLCRCGESKTKPFCDGSHVAAHFDGTETASRAPQSEQSVLLEGPIVDMADAAALCSEARFCHRAGKAWIIVYDDDPAAAQTVIEECAQCPSGRYTAVDKATSEHIEPEFAPSIAFVQDPHMGVSGPVWVRGGIQIESADGEAYEVRNRVTLCRCGKSKNKPFCDGTHCTCDFHDGL; from the coding sequence ATGCAGCCTGCTCAAGGACAGAAGATCAAGATCGTCAAGGACGGCCCTTATCTTGTGAGCGGCGGGGTCCCCCTCACCAAGGAGACCATCGTTGCCGATGAGAACGGTGAGTCGGTTGACTGGCGGCAGGACGTGCGTCTGGAAGATCGCGAGCGGTGTGGGCTATGCCGCTGTGGTGAGTCGAAGACCAAGCCGTTCTGCGACGGATCGCACGTAGCCGCGCACTTCGACGGAACCGAAACGGCAAGCCGGGCGCCTCAAAGCGAGCAGTCCGTGCTGCTCGAGGGTCCGATTGTAGACATGGCGGATGCGGCTGCGCTGTGCTCCGAGGCGCGCTTCTGTCACCGGGCCGGCAAGGCTTGGATCATCGTGTACGACGATGATCCGGCCGCTGCTCAGACCGTTATCGAGGAGTGCGCGCAGTGCCCATCGGGCCGCTACACGGCGGTTGACAAGGCGACAAGCGAGCACATCGAACCAGAGTTCGCCCCCTCGATCGCCTTCGTGCAGGATCCCCACATGGGGGTCAGCGGACCTGTATGGGTTCGCGGCGGCATACAGATCGAGTCGGCCGATGGCGAAGCCTACGAGGTGCGAAACCGCGTCACACTGTGCAGATGCGGCAAGTCGAAGAACAAGCCGTTCTGCGACGGAACGCACTGCACCTGCGACTTCCACGACGGGCTCTAG